The Syngnathus typhle isolate RoL2023-S1 ecotype Sweden linkage group LG16, RoL_Styp_1.0, whole genome shotgun sequence genome includes a region encoding these proteins:
- the ckba gene encoding creatine kinase, brain a, with translation MPFGNTHNEMKLRYTSAQEFPDLSQHNNHMAKVLTPDIYDKLRARKTPSGFTLDDVIQTGVDNPGHPFIMTVGCVAGDEETYEVFKELLDPVIKDRHGGYKPSDKHKTDLNADHLQGGDDLDPNYVLSSRVRTGRSIRGFCLPPHCSRGERRAIEELSIQALASLSGDLKGKYYALKNMTDAEQQLLIDDHFLFDKPVSPLLLASGMARDWPDARGIWHNDNKTFLVWVNEEDHLRVISMQKGGNMKEVFQRFCTGLTKIESLFKDRGHAFMWNEHLGYVLTCPSNLGTGLRAGVHVKLPNMSKHAKFEEVLKRLRLQKRGTGGVDTAAVGGVFDISNADRLGFSEVELVQMVVDGVKLLVDMEKKLEKGQPIDDLTPTQK, from the exons ATGCCGTTCGGTAACACGCACAACGAGATGAAGCTGCGCTACACGTCGGCGCAGGAGTTCCCGGACCTGAGCCAGCACAACAACCACATGGCCAAGGTGCTGACGCCCGACATATACGACAAACTGCGGGCCAGGAAGACTCCCAGTGGCTTCACGCTTGATGACGTCATCCAGACTGGCGTCGACAACCCTG GCCATCCGTTCATCATGACTGTGGGCTGTGTGGCGGGCGACGAGGAAACCTACGAGGTGTTCAAGGAGCTCCTGGACCCAGTCATCAAGGACCGCCACGGAGGCTACAAACCTTCCGACAAGCACAAGACTGACCTCAACGCCGACCACCTCCAG GGTGGCGATGACTTGGACCCCAACTACGTGCTGAGCTCTCGGGTGCGAACGGGCCGTAGCATCCGTGGATTCTGCCTGCCGCCGCACTGCAGCCGCGGTGAACGCCGAGCAATAGAGGAGCTCTCCATCCAAG CTCTGGCGTCGCTGAGTGGTGACCTGAAGGGGAAGTACTACGCCCTGAAGAACATGACTGACGCCGAGCAGCAGCTGCTGATTGACGACCACTTCCTCTTCGACAAGCCCGTCTCACCGCTGCTGCTGGCGTCCGGGATGGCCCGTGACTGGCCTGACGCCAGGGGCATCTG GCACAATGACAACAAGACCTTCCTGGTGTGGGTGAATGAGGAGGACCACCTGCGGGTCATCTCCATGCAGAAGGGGGGCAACATGAAGGAGGTCTTCCAGCGGTTCTGCACCGGACTCACCAAG ATTGAGAGTTTGTTCAAGGACCGCGGCCACGCCTTCATGTGGAACGAGCACCTGGGCTACGTCCTGACGTGCCCGTCTAACTTGGGGACGGGCCTGCGCGCCGGCGTCCACGTCAAGCTGCCCAACATGAGCAAGCACGCAAAGTTCGAGGAGGTCCTCAAGCGCCTTCGTCTGCAGAAGCGAGGAACTG gcGGCGTGGATACGGCGGCGGTCGGTGGCGTATTCGACATCTCCAACGCTGACCGTCTTGGTTTCTCGGAGGTGGAGCTTGTCCAGATGGTGGTGGATGGCGTGAAGCTGCTGGTGGACATGGAGAAAAAGCTGGAGAAAGGCCAGCCCATCGATGACCTCACACCGACGCAAAAGTAG
- the trmt61a gene encoding tRNA (adenine(58)-N(1))-methyltransferase catalytic subunit TRMT61A isoform X1: MSFAEYSEEIRDGDVAIVYLGHESMMPVKVRHGGQTQTRYGAIRHSADLIGKRYGAKVTCSKGGWVHVLHPTPELWTVTLPHRTQILYTTDIATITLMLELKPGSVVCESGTGSGSLSHAILRSIAPTGHLHTVEFHQQRAQKAEEEFAEHRVDHLVTVTCADVCKDGFGVAGVADAIFLDIPSPWEAVPHAKTALKAHAGGRVCSFSPCMEQVQRTCQALLAHNFEEVETLEVVLRVHEVRTVSMPLPDFGLDAPATPQAPPLPASNHSAVSLKTTTPPREMPAHTGYLTFATKPRT, encoded by the exons ATGAGTTTTGCAGAGTATTCGGAGGAGATTCGCGACGGCGACGTGGCCATTGTGTACCTGGGCCACGAGTCCATGATGCCGGTGAAGGTGCGGCACGGGGGCCAAACACAGACACGCTACGGCGCCATTCGCCACTCGGCCGATCTGATCGGCAAGCGCTACGGCGCCAAAGTGACTTGCAGCAAAGGGGGCTGGGTGCACGTGCTGCACCCCACACCCGAGCTGTGGACCGTCACGCTGCCACACCGCACGCAGATCCTCTACACCACCGACATCGCCACCATCACGCTCATGCTGGAGCTCAAGCCGGGCTCCGTCGTCTGCGAGTCCG gtaCGGGCAGCGGGTCGTTGTCTCACGCCATTTTGCGCAGCATCGCACCAACGGGCCACCTTCACACGGTGGAGTTCCACCAACAGCGGGCCCAAAAGGCAGAGGAGGAGTTCGCCGAGCACCGCGTGGACCACCTGGTCACCGTCACCTGCGCCGACGTCTGCAAGGACGGCTTCGGGGTGGCGGGCGTGGCTGACGCCATCTTTCTGGACATCCCCAGCCCCTGGGAGGCCGTGCCACACGCCAAGACCGCCCTCAAAGCGCATG CAGGAGGTCGCGTGTGCTCGTTCTCTCCATGTATGGAGCAAGTCCAGAGGACATGCCAGGCTTTGTTGGCTCACAACTTTGAGGAGGTggaaaccttggaggtggtgcTGAGGGTTCACGAGGTCCGCACCGTCTCCATGCCGCTTCCCGACTTCGGGCTCGACGCCCCGGCCACCCCTCAGGCCCCGCCCCTTCCCGCCTCCAATCACTCCGCCGTCTCCTTGAAGACGACCACGCCGCCCCGTGAGATGCCCGCCCACACCGGGTACCTTACCTTTGCCACCAAACCCAGAACATAG
- the trmt61a gene encoding tRNA (adenine(58)-N(1))-methyltransferase catalytic subunit TRMT61A isoform X2: MSFAEYSEEIRDGDVAIVYLGHESMMPVKVRHGGQTQTRYGAIRHSADLIGKRYGAKVTCSKGGWVHVLHPTPELWTVTLPHRTQILYTTDIATITLMLELKPGSVVCESGTGSGSLSHAILRSIAPTGHLHTVEFHQQRAQKAEEEFAEHRVDHLVTVTCADVCKDGFGVAGVADAIFLDIPSPWEAVPHAKTALKAHGGRVCSFSPCMEQVQRTCQALLAHNFEEVETLEVVLRVHEVRTVSMPLPDFGLDAPATPQAPPLPASNHSAVSLKTTTPPREMPAHTGYLTFATKPRT, translated from the exons ATGAGTTTTGCAGAGTATTCGGAGGAGATTCGCGACGGCGACGTGGCCATTGTGTACCTGGGCCACGAGTCCATGATGCCGGTGAAGGTGCGGCACGGGGGCCAAACACAGACACGCTACGGCGCCATTCGCCACTCGGCCGATCTGATCGGCAAGCGCTACGGCGCCAAAGTGACTTGCAGCAAAGGGGGCTGGGTGCACGTGCTGCACCCCACACCCGAGCTGTGGACCGTCACGCTGCCACACCGCACGCAGATCCTCTACACCACCGACATCGCCACCATCACGCTCATGCTGGAGCTCAAGCCGGGCTCCGTCGTCTGCGAGTCCG gtaCGGGCAGCGGGTCGTTGTCTCACGCCATTTTGCGCAGCATCGCACCAACGGGCCACCTTCACACGGTGGAGTTCCACCAACAGCGGGCCCAAAAGGCAGAGGAGGAGTTCGCCGAGCACCGCGTGGACCACCTGGTCACCGTCACCTGCGCCGACGTCTGCAAGGACGGCTTCGGGGTGGCGGGCGTGGCTGACGCCATCTTTCTGGACATCCCCAGCCCCTGGGAGGCCGTGCCACACGCCAAGACCGCCCTCAAAGCGCATG GAGGTCGCGTGTGCTCGTTCTCTCCATGTATGGAGCAAGTCCAGAGGACATGCCAGGCTTTGTTGGCTCACAACTTTGAGGAGGTggaaaccttggaggtggtgcTGAGGGTTCACGAGGTCCGCACCGTCTCCATGCCGCTTCCCGACTTCGGGCTCGACGCCCCGGCCACCCCTCAGGCCCCGCCCCTTCCCGCCTCCAATCACTCCGCCGTCTCCTTGAAGACGACCACGCCGCCCCGTGAGATGCCCGCCCACACCGGGTACCTTACCTTTGCCACCAAACCCAGAACATAG